A stretch of Henckelia pumila isolate YLH828 chromosome 4, ASM3356847v2, whole genome shotgun sequence DNA encodes these proteins:
- the LOC140862693 gene encoding uncharacterized protein codes for MPFSRIADAVKNHDHYFTQWVNGLGRIGLSTNKNITAAMRMLAYGTPADAANEYIKIGESTTIQCLQRFSRDIVEVFAERYLRSPTPTNIDRLLRISEKRGFPGMLGSLDSSPARAWQKQLLHDIITACIIMHNMIIEDERDLDTPIQDAMEAPTPNVEVVSDQNIRFQEFLA; via the exons ATGCCTTTTTCTCGTATTGCTGATGCTGTGAAGAATCACGATCACTATTTCACACAATGGGTAAATGGTCTTGGTCGAATTGGACTCTCTACTAATAAAAACATTACAGCTGCAATGCGGATGTTGGCATACGGTACACCTGCGGATGCTGCTAATGAATATATTAAGATAGGAgaatcaactacaattcaatgtCTTCAACGTTTTTCTCGAGATATTGTAGAGGTGTTTGCAGAGCGATACCTAAGGTCACCTACCCCCACTAATATTGATAGACTACTGCGTATTAGTGAAAAACGTGGATTTCCTGGAATGTTGGGAAGCTTGGATT CATCTCCAGCACGTGCTTGGCAGAAGCAACTGTTGCATGATATAATAACTGCATGTATTATAATGCACAACATGATCATCGAGGATGAGCGTGACTTGGATACACCAATACAAGATGCGATGGAAGCTCCGACTCCGAATGTGGAAGTGGTTTCAGATCAAAATATAAGATTTCAAGAATTTCTTGCTTGA
- the LOC140862694 gene encoding uncharacterized protein, with product MRRCIDYRELNRVTMKNRYPLPRIDVMFDQFQGAVVFSKIDLRSGYHQLKVKDEDVQKTTFRTRYGHYEFFVMSFGLTNAPAVFMDLMNMDDKVIAYASRQMKFHEKNYPTHDLALAAVVFSLKLWRNYLYGEKCHIFTDHKIIKYFFTQKELNMRQRRWLELVKGYNYDTSYHTGKANVVADALSRNSAALNRLTVQQELISDFERMNLEVSEPMEYAELYIREIVRLHRIPARIVSDRDPKFTSNFWGSLHGGLGTKLVFSTAFHPQTDGQLERVNQILKDMLRACMIDFGGNWESKLPLVEVIYNNSYQTTISMAPYEEFYGRRCRTPLHWDEVSPWKGVMRFGNRGKLSPRYIGSFEILEKVGARAYRVALPPNLEGVHNVFHISMLRKYMANPSHDICHDPVEWTPDLSYEEMSVQILDRQVRRLRNREIPMVKVIWRNQLVEEATWETKQGMRARYSELFGSALWDELRSGYPKNGSLQA from the exons ATGAGGCGGTGCATCGACTACAGAGAACTGAACAGAGTTACCATgaagaacagatatcccttGCCCAGGATAGATGTTATGTTCGACCAATTTCAGGGAGCAGTGGTGTTCTCTAAAATTGATCTACGATCAGGCTACCACCAACTGAAGGTGAAGGATGAGGACGTGCAGAAAACAACATTCAGGACTCgctatggccactatgagttcttCGTAATGTcgtttgggttgactaatgcaccaGCAGTGTTCATGGATCTAATGAACATG GATGATAAAgtgatagcttatgcatctCGACAGATGAAGTTCCATGAGAAAAACTACCCGACTCATGATCTTGCGTTGGCTGCGGTTGTTTTTTCTTTGAAGCTGTGGAGAAACTatttgtatggtgagaagtgccatattttcaccgaccacaagattATCAAGTACTTTTTCACTcaaaaggagttgaatatgaggcagagacgcTGGCTGGAACTAGTAAAGGGCTACAACTATGACACTAGCTACCATacaggtaaggctaatgtagtagcagatgcgtTGAGTCGCAATTCTGCGGCATTGAACCGGTTGACAGTTCAACAAGAATTAATTTCAGATTTTGAGCGGATGAATTTGGAGGTATCCGAACCAATGGAG tatgcagagctgtatattcgagaaattgtcagattgcataGAATTCCAGCGAGAATAGTATCTGACAGAGATCCCAAGTTCACATCAAATTTTTGGGGAAGTTTACATGGAGGATTGGGAACGAAGTTGGTTTTCAGTACAGCATTCCAcccacagacagatggtcagttaGAACGAGTAAATCAGATACTCAAAGACATGTTGAGGGCTTGTATGATCGACTTTGGAGGTAATTGGGAATCGAAATTACCTTTAGTGGAGGTCatctacaacaatagttatcaaacAACTATTAGCATGGCTCCATATGAGGAATTTTATGGAAGAAGATGTAGAACTCCTTTACACTGGGATGAA GTGTCACCATGGAAGGGTGTTATGAGATTTGGAAATAGAGGTAAATTGAGTCCAAGATATATAGGATCTTTCGAGATCCTAGAGAAAGTTGGGGCTCGAGCTTACCGAGTAGCTCTACCGCCAAACTTGGAGGGTGTACACAATGTCTTCCATATCTCCATGCTAAGGAAGTATATGGCGAATCCTTCCCATGATATTTGTCATGATCCAGTGGAATGGACACCAGACTTGTCCTATGAGGAGATGTCTGTTCAAATCTTGGATAGACAAGTTCGTAGGTTGAGGAACAGAGAGATCCCAATGGTGAAAGTCATATGGCGTAACCAGTTGGTTGAGGAAGCTACCTGGGAAACCAAGCAGGGTATGCGAGCACGCTATTCTGAGTTGTTTG GGAGCGCACtttgggatgagctccggagcggctatccaaagaatggaAGTTTACAGGCGTAA
- the LOC140862695 gene encoding uncharacterized protein yields MISFDFDDEICSDGGHELEVSTLNNSIDSWIHWMRGVDQIFKDAAEFRIYHKNYDVATRRSFIYKKNVHDKISVVCNEKNCEWKIYASRHQSDNSFGIRKCNLSHSCGEDNLRTRGHPKAYSSWVANIVKDKLRGEPSYHPCMMMKDIQRDFDLELQYHKVWAEKEMTMHDIYGTDKGSYDKLRWYCHVVKETNTESFVECEIDPMTNKFRRLFICFHACLFGFISGFRPLIFLVGTQIKNKYKGCLLVDVDKDANDDIFTLAYAIVDAENDCNWEWFCY; encoded by the coding sequence ATGATAAGTTTTGATTTCGATGATGAAATTTGTTCGGACGGAGGCCACGAACTTGAAGTTAGCACTTTAAACAATTCTATTGATTCTTGGATCCATTGGATGCGTGGTGTTGACCAAATATTTAAAGATGCCGCAGAATTCAGGATATATCATAAAAACTATGATGTTGCCACTCGAAGATCTTTTATTTACAAGAAAAATGTTCATGATAAGATCTCAGTTGTTTGCAATGAAAAAAATTGTGAATGGAAAATTTATGCCTCCAGACATCAATCGGACAATTCTTTCGGCATAAGAAAGTGCAATCTAAGTCATAGTTGTGGGGAAGACAATTTGCGGACGAGAGGTCATCCTAAAGCTTATTCATCTTGGGTAGCTAACATTGTGAAAGACAAGTTAAGAGGAGAACCATCATATCACCCATGTATGATGATGAAGGACATTCAAAGAGATTTTGATTTAGAACTTCAGTATCATAAAGTTTGGGCGGAAAAAGAGATGACAATGCATGATATTTATGGAACTGATAAGGGGTCTTATGATAAATTGCGATGGTATTGTCATGTTGTCAAAGAAACAAATACTGAGAGTTTTGTTGAATGTGAAATCGACCCAATGACAAACAAGTTTAGACGATTATTCATATGTTTTCATGCATGTCTTTTTGGTTTTATTAGTGGTTTTCGGCCATTAATATTTTTAGTTGGAACTCAAATAAAGAACAAATACAAGGGATGCTTATTAGTCGATGTGGACAAGGATGCAAATGATGATATTTTTACACTGGCATATGCAATTGTCGATGCAGAGAACGATTGTAATTGGGAATGGTTTTGCTATTAG
- the LOC140865801 gene encoding large ribosomal subunit protein eL36y-like: MAPKQPNSGLFVGLKRGHVVTPKELAPRPSDRKGKTSKRVHFARSLIREVAGFAPYEKRITELLKVGKDKRALKVAKRKLGTHKRAKRKREEMASALRKMRAAGGGEKKK, translated from the exons ATGGCTCCAAAGCAGCCAAACAGCGGTCTATTTGTGGGGCTGAAGAGAGGGCATGTTGTCACGCCCAAGGAATTAGCTCCACGCCCATCTGATAGGAAAGGC AAAACTAGCAAGAGAGTGCATTTTGCGAGGAGCCTCATAAGGGAAGTTGCTGGGTTTGCACCTTATGAAAAAAGGATCACCGAACTTCTTAAAGTTGGAAAGGACAAGCGGGCGCTGAAGGTTGCCAAGAGAAAATTGGGCACTCACAAGAGGGCAAAAAGGAAGAGAGAGGAAATGGCTAGTGCACTCAGGAAGATGCG GGCTGCTGGAGGTGGTGAGAAGAAGAAGTGA
- the LOC140860248 gene encoding uncharacterized protein isoform X3, with protein MNSLITSTAFCPSSFQLKFSFNRRKTPSVFIRSRFSELDRRRVNLVWVVVRSSGVERRRTQVSSWMNPKSSSEDFSGWANSDGELQPNNSRRKQSLVGILGAGAAGILLVAGLTFTALSISNRTTSKVKQQMEPMTTQQEESLSSDNHQDSFGEMKNEEKVEILQSESEDSKTALQAPPGKVLVPAVVDQLQSLALSALKDLKVIEDDVQPGDLCTRREYARWLVVASSILSRSTTLKVYPAMYIENISELAFDDVTPDDPDFPSIQGLAEAGLIASKLSRRDMQSSVDEDPSPLLFSPESPLSRQDLVSWKLALEKRQLPVVDRKTLQQLSGFIDIDKIDQDAWPALVADLAAGEQGIITLAFGYTRLFQPEKPVTKAQAAMALSTGDAATVVSDELARIEAESMAENAVAAHNALIAQVEKDLTASYEKELLQEKEKIDAVQKLAEEARQEVELLRAEREERNIALMKERAAVDSEMEILSRLRREVEEQLQTLTSDRVEVSYDKERVSKLRRDAETENQEIARLQYELEVERKALSMARAWAEDEMKRAREQAKALEEARNRWESQGIKVFVDNDMREEEDAGVTWLDTSKQLSVEGTIERSENLVDKLKTMAAQVSGKCKNAIHKIIDLIVSLITILKEKMLKVGKRVGELKNSAKSNLNVSLQGVQRGSVEFASSVSEGAKRVAGDCKDGVERLSQKFKA; from the exons ATGAATTCTTTGATTACCTCGACGGCGTTTTGTCCGAGCTCGTTTCAGCTCAAGTTCTCATTCAACCGCCGGAAAACCCCGTCGGTGTTTATCCGCTCGCGCTTTTCGGAGCTTGACCGGCGTCGTGTGAACTTGGTGTGGGTCGTGGTGAGGAGCAGTGGGGTGGAACGACGTCGGACTCAGGTTTCTTCGTGGATGAATCCTAAGTCTTCGTCTGAGGATTTCTCTGGTTGGGCCAATTCTGATGGGGAACTGCAGCCCAACAATTCGCGGCGCAAGCAATCTTTAGTCG GAATACTGGGAGCTGGAGCTGCGGGGATTCTTTTGGTTGCAGGCCTCACGTTTACTGCATTGTCTATAAGCAATAGAACCACTTCAA AGGTTAAACAACAAATGGAACCCATGACAACACAACAAGAGGAGTCACTATCCTCTGATAATCACCAGGATAGCTTTGGAGAGATGAAAAATGAGGAGAAAGTTGAAATACTGCAAAGTGAAAGTGAAGATAGTAAAACAG CTCTGCAGGCTCCACCGGGAAAGGTTTTGGTTCCTGCTGTTGTTGATCAACTCCAAAGTCTGGCATTATCTGCTTTGAAAGATTTGAAG GTAATCGAAGATGATGTTCAACCTGGAGATTTATGTACCCGCCGAGAGTATGCGCGTTGGTTGGTGGTAGCTAGCAGTATTCTTTCCAG GAGCACAACGTTGAAAGTCTACCCTGCTATGTACATTGAAAATATTTCCGAACTTGCATTTGATGACGTTACACCGGATGACCCTGATTTCCCATCAATTCAAG GCTTGGCCGAAGCTGGACTTATTGCCAGCAAGCTTTCAAGGCGCGACATGCAGTCATCTGTAGATGAAGACCCAAGTCCTTTATTATTCTCTCCTGAAAG TCCTTTATCACGCCAGGATCTTGTGAGTTGGAAATTGGCTTTGGAGAAAAGGCAACTACCGGTTGTCGACAGGAAG ACCTTGCAGCAGTTATCTGGTTTTATAGATATTGACAAGATTGACCAAGATGCATGGCCTGCACTGGTAGCTGACTTAGCAGCTGGAGAGCAGGGCATTATAACCCTGGCATTCG GTTACACAAGACTTTTCCAGCCAGAAAAGCCAGTGACAAAAGCCCAAGCTGCAATGGCTCTTTCTACTGGTGATGCCGCTACCGTGGTTAGTGATGAACTTGCACGTATTGAGGCTGAATCAATGGCAGAAAATGCTGTTGCTGCGCATAATGCTCTAATTGCTCAAGTCGAGAAGGATCTCACTGCAAGTTATGAGAAGGAACTTTTACAGGAAAAGGAAAAGATTGATGCCGTTCAGAAATTGGCTGAGGAAGCTAGACAAGAAGTGGAGCTATTGAGGGCTGAGCGAGAGGAAAGAAATATCGCGCTAATGAAGGAACGTGCTGCTGTTGATTCTGAAATGGAAATTCTTTCCAGGCTGAGGCGGGAGGTTGAGGAACAGTTGCAGACCCTTACATCTGATAGGGTGGAGGTTTCATATGATAAAGAACGAGTAAGCAAACTTCGTAGAGATGCAGAAACTGAAAACCAGGAGATAGCCCGGCTACAATACGAGCTGGAAGTTGAGCGGAAAGCCTTGTCCATGGCCAG AGCATGGGCAGAAGATGAGATGAAGAGGGCAAGGGAGCAAGCAAAGGCTTTGGAAGAGGCTAGAAACCGCTGGGAGAGTCAAGGCATAAAAGTATTTGTTGATAATGATATGCGAGAGGAAGAAGACGCTGGAGTCACATGGCTTGATACTAGTAAACAACTCTCAGTCGAAGGAACCATCGAAAGGTCTGAGAACTTGGTGGACAAACTTAAGACAATGGCAGCTCAAGTGAGTGGGAAATGCAAGAATGCAATACACAAAATCATCGATCTGATTGTTTCCTTGATAACAATTCTAAAAGAGAAGATGTTGAAGGTTGGCAAACGAGTTGGAGAGCTTAAAAACTCTGCTAAATCAAACTTGAACGTCTCTTTACAAGGTGTGCAGCGTGGCTCTGTAGAATTTGCTTCATCTGTCTCGGAAGGGGCAAAGCGAGTTGCTGGAGATTGTAAAGATGGTGTCGAAAGGCTGTCACAAAAGTTCAAGGCTTGA
- the LOC140860248 gene encoding uncharacterized protein isoform X1 — translation MNSLITSTAFCPSSFQLKFSFNRRKTPSVFIRSRFSELDRRRVNLVWVVVRSSGVERRRTQVSSWMNPKSSSEDFSGWANSDGELQPNNSRRKQSLVGILGAGAAGILLVAGLTFTALSISNRTTSKVKQQMEPMTTQQEESLSSDNHQDSFGEMKNEEKVEILQSESEDSKTGTNKDLLLHKENSEANESSISDDVGASQSSEVVDLTGIRSNEKVAQKESALTGDIVSVEADDSLGVPSIHNKNGSPANDNTNEPKAEGHANGSLAAESTSVPKSFNHDAGKILVPSVLDSKSENVMADYPYGISSKVETLVDDVVELNTILEEYEESKSMPLTGDFDMGNKLWTVDADSGKIFGVSVDGDDKYLENLNGIGSAGVSLMPEIANQFGNELHENDYSDVNVNRSFFDSTNPGNFFTSAGIPAPSVVSAALQAPPGKVLVPAVVDQLQSLALSALKDLKVIEDDVQPGDLCTRREYARWLVVASSILSRSTTLKVYPAMYIENISELAFDDVTPDDPDFPSIQGLAEAGLIASKLSRRDMQSSVDEDPSPLLFSPESPLSRQDLVSWKLALEKRQLPVVDRKTLQQLSGFIDIDKIDQDAWPALVADLAAGEQGIITLAFGYTRLFQPEKPVTKAQAAMALSTGDAATVVSDELARIEAESMAENAVAAHNALIAQVEKDLTASYEKELLQEKEKIDAVQKLAEEARQEVELLRAEREERNIALMKERAAVDSEMEILSRLRREVEEQLQTLTSDRVEVSYDKERVSKLRRDAETENQEIARLQYELEVERKALSMARAWAEDEMKRAREQAKALEEARNRWESQGIKVFVDNDMREEEDAGVTWLDTSKQLSVEGTIERSENLVDKLKTMAAQVSGKCKNAIHKIIDLIVSLITILKEKMLKVGKRVGELKNSAKSNLNVSLQGVQRGSVEFASSVSEGAKRVAGDCKDGVERLSQKFKA, via the exons ATGAATTCTTTGATTACCTCGACGGCGTTTTGTCCGAGCTCGTTTCAGCTCAAGTTCTCATTCAACCGCCGGAAAACCCCGTCGGTGTTTATCCGCTCGCGCTTTTCGGAGCTTGACCGGCGTCGTGTGAACTTGGTGTGGGTCGTGGTGAGGAGCAGTGGGGTGGAACGACGTCGGACTCAGGTTTCTTCGTGGATGAATCCTAAGTCTTCGTCTGAGGATTTCTCTGGTTGGGCCAATTCTGATGGGGAACTGCAGCCCAACAATTCGCGGCGCAAGCAATCTTTAGTCG GAATACTGGGAGCTGGAGCTGCGGGGATTCTTTTGGTTGCAGGCCTCACGTTTACTGCATTGTCTATAAGCAATAGAACCACTTCAA AGGTTAAACAACAAATGGAACCCATGACAACACAACAAGAGGAGTCACTATCCTCTGATAATCACCAGGATAGCTTTGGAGAGATGAAAAATGAGGAGAAAGTTGAAATACTGCAAAGTGAAAGTGAAGATAGTAAAACAGGTACAAACAAGGATcttcttttgcataaagaaaATAGTGAAGCTAATGAAAGTAGCATTAGTGATGATGTGGGTGCTAGTCAATCATCTGAGGTTGTTGATCTCACTGGTATTCGTTCCAATGAAAAAGTTGCCCAAAAGGAATCAGCTCTTACTGGCGATATAGTTTCTGTTGAAGCCGATGATTCCTTGGGTGTGCCAAGCATTCATAATAAAAATGGAAGCCCAGCTAATGATAATACCAATGAACCAAAAGCCGAGGGCCATGCCAATGGCAGTCTAGCTGCTGAAAGTACCAGTGTACCAAAATCATTTAATCATGATGCTGGCAAAATCTTGGTCCCATCTGTATTGGATAGTAAGTCGGAAAATGTAATGGCTGACTATCCGTATGGGATCTCTAGTAAAGTTGAGACACTGGTGGATGACGTCGTTGAATTAAACACTATCCTTGAAGAATATGAGGAGTCCAAAAGCATGCCTTTAACAGGGGATTTTGATATGGGAAATAAACTGTGGACAGTGGATGCTGACTCAGGCAAAATTTTTGGAGTTTCTGTTGATGGAGATGATAAATATCTGGAAAATTTAAATGGAATTGGCTCTGCTGGAGTATCCTTGATGCCGGAAATTGCCAATCAATTTGGAAATGAACTGCACGAGAATGATTATAGTGATGTCAATGTTAACAGATCCTTTTTTGATTCTACAAATCCTGGAAATTTTTTCACTTCAGCTGGCATACCTGCTCCGTCTGTTGTCTCTGCAGCTCTGCAGGCTCCACCGGGAAAGGTTTTGGTTCCTGCTGTTGTTGATCAACTCCAAAGTCTGGCATTATCTGCTTTGAAAGATTTGAAG GTAATCGAAGATGATGTTCAACCTGGAGATTTATGTACCCGCCGAGAGTATGCGCGTTGGTTGGTGGTAGCTAGCAGTATTCTTTCCAG GAGCACAACGTTGAAAGTCTACCCTGCTATGTACATTGAAAATATTTCCGAACTTGCATTTGATGACGTTACACCGGATGACCCTGATTTCCCATCAATTCAAG GCTTGGCCGAAGCTGGACTTATTGCCAGCAAGCTTTCAAGGCGCGACATGCAGTCATCTGTAGATGAAGACCCAAGTCCTTTATTATTCTCTCCTGAAAG TCCTTTATCACGCCAGGATCTTGTGAGTTGGAAATTGGCTTTGGAGAAAAGGCAACTACCGGTTGTCGACAGGAAG ACCTTGCAGCAGTTATCTGGTTTTATAGATATTGACAAGATTGACCAAGATGCATGGCCTGCACTGGTAGCTGACTTAGCAGCTGGAGAGCAGGGCATTATAACCCTGGCATTCG GTTACACAAGACTTTTCCAGCCAGAAAAGCCAGTGACAAAAGCCCAAGCTGCAATGGCTCTTTCTACTGGTGATGCCGCTACCGTGGTTAGTGATGAACTTGCACGTATTGAGGCTGAATCAATGGCAGAAAATGCTGTTGCTGCGCATAATGCTCTAATTGCTCAAGTCGAGAAGGATCTCACTGCAAGTTATGAGAAGGAACTTTTACAGGAAAAGGAAAAGATTGATGCCGTTCAGAAATTGGCTGAGGAAGCTAGACAAGAAGTGGAGCTATTGAGGGCTGAGCGAGAGGAAAGAAATATCGCGCTAATGAAGGAACGTGCTGCTGTTGATTCTGAAATGGAAATTCTTTCCAGGCTGAGGCGGGAGGTTGAGGAACAGTTGCAGACCCTTACATCTGATAGGGTGGAGGTTTCATATGATAAAGAACGAGTAAGCAAACTTCGTAGAGATGCAGAAACTGAAAACCAGGAGATAGCCCGGCTACAATACGAGCTGGAAGTTGAGCGGAAAGCCTTGTCCATGGCCAG AGCATGGGCAGAAGATGAGATGAAGAGGGCAAGGGAGCAAGCAAAGGCTTTGGAAGAGGCTAGAAACCGCTGGGAGAGTCAAGGCATAAAAGTATTTGTTGATAATGATATGCGAGAGGAAGAAGACGCTGGAGTCACATGGCTTGATACTAGTAAACAACTCTCAGTCGAAGGAACCATCGAAAGGTCTGAGAACTTGGTGGACAAACTTAAGACAATGGCAGCTCAAGTGAGTGGGAAATGCAAGAATGCAATACACAAAATCATCGATCTGATTGTTTCCTTGATAACAATTCTAAAAGAGAAGATGTTGAAGGTTGGCAAACGAGTTGGAGAGCTTAAAAACTCTGCTAAATCAAACTTGAACGTCTCTTTACAAGGTGTGCAGCGTGGCTCTGTAGAATTTGCTTCATCTGTCTCGGAAGGGGCAAAGCGAGTTGCTGGAGATTGTAAAGATGGTGTCGAAAGGCTGTCACAAAAGTTCAAGGCTTGA
- the LOC140860248 gene encoding uncharacterized protein isoform X2 codes for MEPMTTQQEESLSSDNHQDSFGEMKNEEKVEILQSESEDSKTGTNKDLLLHKENSEANESSISDDVGASQSSEVVDLTGIRSNEKVAQKESALTGDIVSVEADDSLGVPSIHNKNGSPANDNTNEPKAEGHANGSLAAESTSVPKSFNHDAGKILVPSVLDSKSENVMADYPYGISSKVETLVDDVVELNTILEEYEESKSMPLTGDFDMGNKLWTVDADSGKIFGVSVDGDDKYLENLNGIGSAGVSLMPEIANQFGNELHENDYSDVNVNRSFFDSTNPGNFFTSAGIPAPSVVSAALQAPPGKVLVPAVVDQLQSLALSALKDLKVIEDDVQPGDLCTRREYARWLVVASSILSRSTTLKVYPAMYIENISELAFDDVTPDDPDFPSIQGLAEAGLIASKLSRRDMQSSVDEDPSPLLFSPESPLSRQDLVSWKLALEKRQLPVVDRKTLQQLSGFIDIDKIDQDAWPALVADLAAGEQGIITLAFGYTRLFQPEKPVTKAQAAMALSTGDAATVVSDELARIEAESMAENAVAAHNALIAQVEKDLTASYEKELLQEKEKIDAVQKLAEEARQEVELLRAEREERNIALMKERAAVDSEMEILSRLRREVEEQLQTLTSDRVEVSYDKERVSKLRRDAETENQEIARLQYELEVERKALSMARAWAEDEMKRAREQAKALEEARNRWESQGIKVFVDNDMREEEDAGVTWLDTSKQLSVEGTIERSENLVDKLKTMAAQVSGKCKNAIHKIIDLIVSLITILKEKMLKVGKRVGELKNSAKSNLNVSLQGVQRGSVEFASSVSEGAKRVAGDCKDGVERLSQKFKA; via the exons ATGGAACCCATGACAACACAACAAGAGGAGTCACTATCCTCTGATAATCACCAGGATAGCTTTGGAGAGATGAAAAATGAGGAGAAAGTTGAAATACTGCAAAGTGAAAGTGAAGATAGTAAAACAGGTACAAACAAGGATcttcttttgcataaagaaaATAGTGAAGCTAATGAAAGTAGCATTAGTGATGATGTGGGTGCTAGTCAATCATCTGAGGTTGTTGATCTCACTGGTATTCGTTCCAATGAAAAAGTTGCCCAAAAGGAATCAGCTCTTACTGGCGATATAGTTTCTGTTGAAGCCGATGATTCCTTGGGTGTGCCAAGCATTCATAATAAAAATGGAAGCCCAGCTAATGATAATACCAATGAACCAAAAGCCGAGGGCCATGCCAATGGCAGTCTAGCTGCTGAAAGTACCAGTGTACCAAAATCATTTAATCATGATGCTGGCAAAATCTTGGTCCCATCTGTATTGGATAGTAAGTCGGAAAATGTAATGGCTGACTATCCGTATGGGATCTCTAGTAAAGTTGAGACACTGGTGGATGACGTCGTTGAATTAAACACTATCCTTGAAGAATATGAGGAGTCCAAAAGCATGCCTTTAACAGGGGATTTTGATATGGGAAATAAACTGTGGACAGTGGATGCTGACTCAGGCAAAATTTTTGGAGTTTCTGTTGATGGAGATGATAAATATCTGGAAAATTTAAATGGAATTGGCTCTGCTGGAGTATCCTTGATGCCGGAAATTGCCAATCAATTTGGAAATGAACTGCACGAGAATGATTATAGTGATGTCAATGTTAACAGATCCTTTTTTGATTCTACAAATCCTGGAAATTTTTTCACTTCAGCTGGCATACCTGCTCCGTCTGTTGTCTCTGCAGCTCTGCAGGCTCCACCGGGAAAGGTTTTGGTTCCTGCTGTTGTTGATCAACTCCAAAGTCTGGCATTATCTGCTTTGAAAGATTTGAAG GTAATCGAAGATGATGTTCAACCTGGAGATTTATGTACCCGCCGAGAGTATGCGCGTTGGTTGGTGGTAGCTAGCAGTATTCTTTCCAG GAGCACAACGTTGAAAGTCTACCCTGCTATGTACATTGAAAATATTTCCGAACTTGCATTTGATGACGTTACACCGGATGACCCTGATTTCCCATCAATTCAAG GCTTGGCCGAAGCTGGACTTATTGCCAGCAAGCTTTCAAGGCGCGACATGCAGTCATCTGTAGATGAAGACCCAAGTCCTTTATTATTCTCTCCTGAAAG TCCTTTATCACGCCAGGATCTTGTGAGTTGGAAATTGGCTTTGGAGAAAAGGCAACTACCGGTTGTCGACAGGAAG ACCTTGCAGCAGTTATCTGGTTTTATAGATATTGACAAGATTGACCAAGATGCATGGCCTGCACTGGTAGCTGACTTAGCAGCTGGAGAGCAGGGCATTATAACCCTGGCATTCG GTTACACAAGACTTTTCCAGCCAGAAAAGCCAGTGACAAAAGCCCAAGCTGCAATGGCTCTTTCTACTGGTGATGCCGCTACCGTGGTTAGTGATGAACTTGCACGTATTGAGGCTGAATCAATGGCAGAAAATGCTGTTGCTGCGCATAATGCTCTAATTGCTCAAGTCGAGAAGGATCTCACTGCAAGTTATGAGAAGGAACTTTTACAGGAAAAGGAAAAGATTGATGCCGTTCAGAAATTGGCTGAGGAAGCTAGACAAGAAGTGGAGCTATTGAGGGCTGAGCGAGAGGAAAGAAATATCGCGCTAATGAAGGAACGTGCTGCTGTTGATTCTGAAATGGAAATTCTTTCCAGGCTGAGGCGGGAGGTTGAGGAACAGTTGCAGACCCTTACATCTGATAGGGTGGAGGTTTCATATGATAAAGAACGAGTAAGCAAACTTCGTAGAGATGCAGAAACTGAAAACCAGGAGATAGCCCGGCTACAATACGAGCTGGAAGTTGAGCGGAAAGCCTTGTCCATGGCCAG AGCATGGGCAGAAGATGAGATGAAGAGGGCAAGGGAGCAAGCAAAGGCTTTGGAAGAGGCTAGAAACCGCTGGGAGAGTCAAGGCATAAAAGTATTTGTTGATAATGATATGCGAGAGGAAGAAGACGCTGGAGTCACATGGCTTGATACTAGTAAACAACTCTCAGTCGAAGGAACCATCGAAAGGTCTGAGAACTTGGTGGACAAACTTAAGACAATGGCAGCTCAAGTGAGTGGGAAATGCAAGAATGCAATACACAAAATCATCGATCTGATTGTTTCCTTGATAACAATTCTAAAAGAGAAGATGTTGAAGGTTGGCAAACGAGTTGGAGAGCTTAAAAACTCTGCTAAATCAAACTTGAACGTCTCTTTACAAGGTGTGCAGCGTGGCTCTGTAGAATTTGCTTCATCTGTCTCGGAAGGGGCAAAGCGAGTTGCTGGAGATTGTAAAGATGGTGTCGAAAGGCTGTCACAAAAGTTCAAGGCTTGA